A DNA window from Betta splendens chromosome 6, fBetSpl5.4, whole genome shotgun sequence contains the following coding sequences:
- the LOC114857813 gene encoding uncharacterized protein LOC114857813 yields the protein MEEPVTPLLVDGQSPTALMPPSPHVPPTLRGAECYHVFISYSSTDYQWTHSLIHQLEACGLQVCYHERDFTPGRSVLENMSDCIQQSQKVLLVLSPEFVRSRWCLLEANMSLFRDCLERKPMVPVLLHPGVAVPLHLCHLTYLEASDPDFSNKLLKVLCAPNVQLQGSTVVPFQPPSIYNGKALQPLTAVNDEELSKWDSGQFSDMEVPDQLRLVIQDQEKYREAVRIINSVSQYEVYLRPLWLRVLIIMAGVIFVILLVGFFIFTSVSYENYYSVTTVIQWFGVFSFTCVPLGLIVHISLWIKDDKKYIMRAMQKAVCRANVILSEEKVLMGCLSNSKIHLVYVSLNGCKQEFAETFCEQLVAEDMFQRALLFFSSGYACCLAKRHFPFPPPSATGHLKGGICFCQYVSQQLSKGQYK from the coding sequence atggaggagccagTGACTCCTCTGCTGGTGGACGGTCAATCACCTACTGCTTTGATGCCTCCTTCCCCTCATGTTCCTCCCACACTGAGAGGTGCTGAGTGTTACCATGTCTTCATTagctacagcagcacagactacCAGTGGACCCACTCCCTCATCCACCAGCTGGAGGCCTGTGGCCTGCAGGTCTGCTACCACGAGCGTGACTTCACTCCGGGTCGTTCCGTGTTGGAGAACAtgtctgactgcatccagcAGAGCCAGAAGGTGCTGCTGGTCCTCAGCCCAGAGTTCGTGAGGAGTCGCTGGTGTCTCCTGGAGGCCAACATGTCTCTGTTCAGAGACTGTCTGGAGCGGAAGCCCATGGTCCCAGTGCTGCTGCATCCTGGAGTCGCAgttcctctccatctctgccacCTCACCTACCTGGAGGCCAGCGACCCTGACTTCAGCAACAAGCTTCTCAAAGTGCTCTGTGCCCCCAACGTGCAGCTGCAAGGATCCACGGTGGTGCCCTTCCAGCCTCCTTCCATCTACAACGGCAAGGCCCTGCAGCCGCTGACCGCTGTCAATGATGAGGAACTCAGTAAGTGGGACTCAGGACAGTTCAGTGACATGGAGGTGCCGGACCAACTGCGTCTGGTCATTCAGGACCAAGAGAAGTACAGGGAGGCTGTGAGAATAATCAACAGTGTCTCTCAGTATGAAGTCTATCTGCGCCCCCTCTGGCTCAGAGTGTTGATCATCATGGCTGGGGTGATATTTGTCATTCTCTTGgtgggtttttttattttcacttcagTTTCCTATGAAAACTATTACTCTGTAACTACAGTTATTCAGTGGTTTGGCGTTTTTAGTTTCACCTGTGTTCCACTAGGGCTGATTGTTCACATTAGTCTCTGGATCAAGGATGATAAAAAGTACATCATGAGGGCGATGCAGAAAGCTGTATGTCGGGCAAACGTGATCCTCTCAGAGGAGAAGGTCCTAATGGGCTGTTTGTCCAACTCAAAGATCCACCTGGTCTATGTTTCCTTAAATGGCTGCAAACAGGAGTTTGCAGAGACCTTTTGTGAACAGCTTGTGGCTGAGGACATGTTTCAAAGAGCTCTGCTGTTCTTCTCGTCAGGTTACGCCTGCTGCCTTGCTAAAAGGCACTTTCCTTTTCCCCCACCGAGCGCCACTGGTCACCTGAAGGGAGGGATCTGCTTCTGCCAGTACGTCTCCCAACAGCTTAGCAAAGGACAATATAagtga
- the avpr1aa gene encoding arginine vasopressin receptor 1Aa — protein MHTPDYALLLGEENGSLGSGPARELTMGTPGNDTAHPNGSDPFARNEEVAQIEIMVLSITFVVAVIGNVSVLLAMNNTKKKTSRMHLFIKHLSLADLVVAFFQVLPQLCWEVTFRFYGPDFLCRIVKHLQVMGMFASTYMMVMMTVDRYIAICHPLKTLQQPTRRSYYMIVSTWMCSLALSTPQYLIFSLSEIKNGSDVHDCWAHFVEPWGAKAYVTWITVGIFLVPVVILVLCYGFICHSIWKNIQYKKRKTIPGALSKSGLVGKVSVNSVTTISRAKLRTVKMTLVIVLAYIVCWAPFFTVQMLSVWDESFQWADSENTAVTLSALLASLNSCCNPWIYMIFSGHLLQDFVHYFTFCHRARSDFKKEDSDSSLRKTTLLSKMNNRSPPGSTGHWRELDAPPRASNQAE, from the exons ATGCACACGCCCGATTACGCGCTGCTCCTCGGCGAAGAGAACGGGTCTCTGGGTTCCGGTCCCGCGCGCGAGCTGACGATGGGGACGCCGGGCAACGACACGGCTCACCCGAACGGCTCCGACCCGTTCGCGAGGAACGAGGAGGTGGCCCAAATCGAGATCATGGTGCTGAGCATCACCTTCGTGGTCGCCGTGATTGGGAACGTGAGCGTGCTGCTGGCGATGAACAACACCAAGAAGAAGACGTCACGCATGCACCTCTTCATCAAGCACCTGAGCCTCGCCGACCTGGTGGTCGCCTTCTTCCAGGTGCTGCCGCAGCTGTGCTGGGAGGTCACCTTCCGCTTCTACGGCCCGGACTTCCTCTGCAGGATAGTCAAGCACCTCCAGGTGATGGGGATGTTCGCGTCCACGTacatgatggtgatgatgaccgTGGACCGGTACATCGCCATCTGCCACCCCCtgaagacgctgcagcagcccaCGCGGCGCTCCTACTACATGATCGTGTCCACGTGGATGTGCAGCCTGGCGCTCAGCACGCCGCAGTACCTCATCTTCTCCCTGAGCGAGATCAAGAACGGCTCGGACGTGCACGACTGCTGGGCGCACTTCGTCGAGCCGTGGGGCGCCAAGGCCTACGTCACGTGGATCACGGTGGGCATCTTCCTCGTGCCCGTGGTCATCCTCGTGCTGTGCTACGGCTTCATCTGCCACAGCATATGGAAAAACATCCAGTACAAGAAACGGAAGACGATTCCCGGGGCGCTGAGCAAGAGCGGGCTCGTCGGGAAGGTCTCCGTCAACAGCGTCACCACCATATCACGGGCCAAGCTGAGGACCGTCAAAATGACCCTTGTGATAGTTTTGGCCTACATTGTCTGCTGGGCGCCGTTTTTCACCGTCCAGATGTTGTCAGTGTGGGACGAAAGCTTCCAGTGGGCTG ATTCTGAGAACACAGCGGTGACTCTGTCTGCGCTGCTTGCCAGCctcaacagctgctgcaacCCGTGGATATACATGATTTTCAGCGGTCATCTCCTGCAGGACTTTGTGCACTACTTCACGTTCTGCCACAGAGCCAGGTCCGACTTCAAGAAGGAGGACTCGGACAGCAGCCTCCGCAAAACCACGCTGCTGAGCAAGATGAACAACCGCAGCCCCCCGGGCAGCACGGGCCACTGGAGGGAGCTGGACGCCCCCCCCAGGGCCTCCAACCAGGCCGAGTGA
- the ppm1h gene encoding protein phosphatase 1H produces the protein MLTRVKSAVASLMGGMMAGGSGEHPGGSDLPLRFPYSRPEFLGLSPDEVECSADHVARPILIVKETKRLPWATGYAEVINAGKSTLNEDQACCEVLVVKRRSAGTSTPNRRRSSLPNGEGLGLRDELDGSGDLTFHYWALFDGHAGSGAAVMASRLLHHHVALHLQEVMDILCTPGLQPPTCLGEEPINHLTPTSQRALTRAASLRGAAGAPGAPGSPSTPPTRFFTEKRVSHESLVVGAIENAFKDMDVQIEREKAAYNISGGCTAMVVLYLLGKLYVGNAGDSRAIIVRGGDVTPMSAEFTPESERQRLQFLAYMQPHLLGNEFTHLEFPRRVQRKEVGKRMLYRDFTMSGWAYKTVEDDDLKFPLIYGEGKKARVLATIGVTRGLGDHNLKVHDSNIYIKPFLSCCPEVKVYPLAQYEHGADDVLVLGTDGLWDVLSNQEVAEAVGGFLANCDPDDQHRYTMAAQDLVMRARGVLKDRGWRISNDRLGSGDDISVYIIPLVHGNKHN, from the exons ATGCTCACGAGGGTGAAGTCGGCGGTGGCCAGTCTGATGGGAGGCATGATGGCCGGCGGCTCCGGCGAGCACCCCGGCGGCTCGGATCTGCCGCTCCGCTTCCCGTACAGCCGGCCCGAGTTCCTGGGTCTGTCCCCGGACGAGGTGGAGTGCTCGGCCGACCACGTCGCGAGGCCGATCCTCATCGTGAAGGAGACGAAGCGGCTGCCGTGGGCCACCGGCTACGCAGA GGTGATCAATGCTGGAAAGAGCACGCTGAACGAGGACCAGGCCTGCTGCGAGGTGCTGGTGGTGAAGAGGAGGTCAGCGGGGACCTCCACACCCAACCGCAGGAGATCGTCCCTGCCCAACGGAGAGGGCCTGGGCCTCAGGGACGAGCTG GACGGCTCCGGTGACCTGACCTTCCACTACTGGGCCCTGTTTGACGGCCACGCCGGCTCCGGGGCGGCCGTCATGGCCTCgcgcctcctccaccaccacgtCGCCCTGCACCTCCAGGAGGTGATGGACATCCTGTGCACGCCGGGCCTGCAGCCGCCCACGTGTCTGGGCGAGGAGCCCATCAACCACCTCACCCCGACGTCGCAGCGCGCCCTCACCAGGGCCGCCTCGCTGCGGGGCGCCGCGGGGGCCCCGGGGGCCCCGGGCTCGCCCAGCACCCCGCCCACGCGCTTCTTCACCGAGAAGAGGGTTTCACACGAGAGCCTGGTGGTGGGAGCCATTGAGAATGCCTTCAAAGACATG GATGTTCAGATAGAGAGGGAGAAGGCGGCCTACAACATCTCCGGCGGCTGCACGGCCATGGTGGTGCTTTACCTGCTGGGGAAGCTCTACGTGGGCAACGCCGGCGACAGCAG AGCCATCATCGTCCGCGGCGGTGACGTCACCCCCATGTCCGCAGAGTTCACGCCGGAGTCCgagaggcagcggctgcagttcctg GCCTACATGCAGCCCCATCTATTGGGGAACGAGTTTACACATCTGGAGTTCCCGAGGAGGgtgcagaggaaggaggtggggAAACGGATGCTGTACCGTGACTTCACCATGTCAGGATG GGCATATAAAACCGTCGAGGACGACGACCTGAAGTTCCCTCTGATCTACGGCGAAGGGAAGAAG GCCCGTGTGCTGGCAACCATCGGAGTCACCAGAGGCCTCGGGGACCACAACCTCAAAGTGCACGACTCCAACATCTACATCAAGcctttcctgtcctgctgcccAGAG GTTAAAGTTTACCCGCTGGCGCAGTACGAGCACGGCGCCGACGACGTCCTGGTGCTGGGAACCGACGGCCTGTGGGACGTCCTCTCCAACCAGGAAGTGGCGGAAGCCGTCGGCGGCTTCCTGGCGAACTGCGACCCCGACGACCAGCACAG GTACACGATGGCGGCTCAGGACCTGGTGATGAGGGCGCGGGGGGTGCTGAAGGACCGAGGCTGGAGGATATCCAACGACAGACTGGGCTCCGGCGACGACATCTCCGTCTACATCATTCCGCTCGTGCACGGCAACAAGCACAATTAG